From Gemmatimonadales bacterium, a single genomic window includes:
- a CDS encoding amidohydrolase family protein: MLKLGAGLAALTLATGWVPRDAVAQGGPAALIAIRAGRLVDVDKGEVRRDQVILVRGDRIEAVQSGSAKLPAGARVIDLSRSTVLPGLIDCHTHLVDDIESADVLLPLERSEAQQVFSGVRHAKATLLAGFTTVRDVGTYRALVDAALRDAINDGTVPGPRMKVAGAYITVSTGGGEVAGAAPDVNLPASFRFGVANSADEVRERVRVLLNSGADFIKIIATGAVLTRGTQPGVSEYTEEQIRAAVEQAAEYGTFVAAHAHGAEGIKRAVRAGVRSIEHGSLIDDEGIALMKAHGTWLVADIYNGDYIDSVGREQHWPADILRKNLETTETQRAGFRKAVAAGVRIAYGTDSGVYPHGMNAMQLPYMVRYGMTPMQAVQSATISAAELMQWKDSVGSIAPGKYADIIAVEGDALADLSRVMRVGFVMKGGTVYLPENSSSRRQ, from the coding sequence GGCCACTGGCTGGGTGCCGCGCGACGCCGTGGCTCAGGGTGGGCCGGCGGCGCTCATCGCCATCCGGGCCGGCCGGCTGGTCGACGTGGACAAGGGCGAAGTCCGGCGCGATCAGGTCATCCTGGTCCGCGGCGACCGGATCGAGGCCGTTCAATCGGGCTCGGCCAAACTCCCCGCGGGCGCGCGCGTCATCGACCTCTCCCGCTCCACCGTGCTCCCCGGGCTCATCGATTGCCATACCCACCTGGTGGACGACATCGAGTCCGCCGACGTGCTGCTGCCGCTGGAGCGCTCCGAGGCGCAGCAGGTCTTCAGCGGCGTCCGCCACGCGAAGGCCACGCTCCTGGCCGGCTTCACTACCGTCCGCGACGTGGGCACCTACCGGGCCCTGGTGGATGCGGCCCTGCGGGATGCGATCAACGACGGGACCGTACCCGGACCGAGGATGAAAGTGGCCGGTGCCTACATCACGGTCTCGACCGGGGGCGGTGAGGTGGCGGGCGCCGCGCCCGACGTGAATCTGCCGGCGTCGTTTCGCTTCGGCGTGGCCAACTCGGCCGACGAGGTGCGCGAGCGGGTCCGGGTACTGCTCAATAGCGGCGCCGACTTCATCAAGATCATCGCCACGGGTGCGGTGCTCACCCGCGGCACTCAGCCGGGCGTGTCCGAGTACACCGAGGAGCAGATCCGCGCCGCGGTGGAGCAGGCCGCGGAGTACGGGACCTTCGTGGCGGCGCACGCCCATGGCGCGGAGGGGATCAAGCGGGCGGTGCGGGCCGGCGTGCGCTCGATCGAGCACGGCTCCCTGATCGACGACGAGGGAATCGCGCTCATGAAAGCGCACGGCACCTGGCTGGTGGCCGACATCTACAACGGGGACTACATCGACAGCGTGGGCCGGGAGCAGCACTGGCCGGCCGACATCCTGCGGAAGAACCTGGAGACCACCGAGACCCAGCGCGCCGGGTTCCGGAAGGCGGTGGCGGCGGGAGTCCGGATCGCCTACGGCACCGACAGCGGAGTGTATCCGCACGGGATGAACGCGATGCAGTTGCCCTACATGGTCCGCTACGGCATGACCCCGATGCAGGCCGTCCAGTCCGCCACCATCTCGGCGGCCGAGCTGATGCAGTGGAAGGACAGCGTCGGCTCCATCGCGCCGGGCAAGTACGCCGACATCATCGCGGTGGAGGGAGACGCGCTGGCCGATCTCAGCCGCGTCATGCGGGTCGGCTTCGTCATGAAGGGCGGGACGGTCTACCTGCCGGAGAACTCGTCATCACGGAGGCAGTGA